From Astyanax mexicanus isolate ESR-SI-001 chromosome 16, AstMex3_surface, whole genome shotgun sequence, one genomic window encodes:
- the LOC103045941 gene encoding aminopeptidase N encodes MGKGLYISKSVGITLIVLAVAAVATIIALSVVYHNEKSRTVEKPQINETDQWKSYRLPGTLSPQYYNITLWPRLVPDANGMYIFTGHSGVAFTCVKETGLILIHSNKLNYTLTPEGHHAKLTGLQGAEAPAIKKTWLEVETQYLVIQLSETLQVGKIYWLYMEFQGELANDLGGFYRSEYFENGVKKVVATTQMQPTDARKAFPCFDEPAMKAVFHMTLIHPLDTVALSNGMDKGTETITLNNQQVLQTKFDPTEKMSTYLLAFVVSDFTFIRSPAGAEVLIRIWARREAIEAGQGDYALTITGNILDFFQNYYNSKYPLSKSDQIALPDFSAGAMENWGLITYRETALLYDPIMSSNGDKEWVTIVISHELAHMWFGNLVTMKWWNDLWLNEGFATYASYLGADYAQPSWNLKDLMVLKEIHKAFAADALATSHPLSSLEEDVKTPAQISALFDTITYSKGGAVLRMLSEFLSEPVFARGLSAYLKQFAYGNTVYTDLWGKLQEVVDADPEVNLPATITEIMNRWILQMGFPVVTIDTQTGSITQNHFLLDADTKPSRSSAYNYEWFVPIKWMKSGTAMGQHWLLEKTATHDPMKTNSDWVLANVNVSGFYRVNYDPQNWERLLSQLSTDHSDIPVISRAQIVDDAFNLARAKIISTTVALNTTKFLSEEKEYMPWEAAVKNLNYFFLMFDRSEVYGALQKYLRGKVQPLVEYFRNVTSDWTEIPSSHTDQYNQVNAITLGCTTEVEGLADLTKAWFRQWMENPDKNPIHSNMKTTVYCNAIAAGGAAEWEFGWKMYKNSSNAAEADKLMYGLSCTKKPWLLNRYLDYSLDPDMIRKQDATYVIVYIAGNVIGQPLAWDFIRAKWNYILNDYGGSLSFSRLILGVTKRFSTEFELEQLQQFKEENVAAGFGSAAQAVDQAIETTKANMKWVSENKQLVMQWLTENSA; translated from the exons ATGGGGAAAGGTTTGTACATTAGCAAGTCGGTAGGGATCACTCTGATTGTTCTTGCTGTTGCAGCCGTGGCCACTATCATCGCTTTATCGGTGGTCTACCACAATGAGAAGTCCAGAACTGTGGAGAAACCTCAAATAAACGAGACCGACCAGTGGAAGAGCTACAGGTTACCCGGCACTCTCTCTCCTCAGTACTACAATATAACCCTGTGGCCTCGACTTGTGCCGGACGCCAACGGCATGTACATCTTCACTGGACATTCAGGAGTGGCCTTCACATGTGTGAAAGAAACAGGTCTGATCCTCATTCACTCCAACAAACTCAACTACACTCTGACTCCAGAAGGACACCATGCCAAGCTGACCGGTCTGCAGGGCGCTGAAGCTCCAGCTATAAAGAAAACATGGCTTGAAGTGGAAACCCAGTATCTGGTGATTCAGCTCAGCGAGACCCTGCAGGTTGGGAAGATCTACTGGCTCTACATGGAATTCCAGGGAGAACTGGCCAATGACCTTGGAGGATTTTACAGAAGTGAATACTTTGAGAATGGAGTGAAGAA AGTTGTTGCTACTACACAGATGCAGCCGACCGATGCGAGGAAAGCTTTCCCATGCTTTGATGAGCCGGCGATGAAGGCCGTCTTCCACATGACCCTCATTCACCCACTCGACACAGTGGCTCTATCTAATGGCATGGACAAGG GCACAGAGACGATCACCCTCAACAACCAACAAGTTCTGCAGACCAAGTTTGATCCAACTGAAAAGATGTCCACGTACCTGTTAGCTTTCGTCGTCAGCGACTTTACCTTCATCAGGTCTCCAGCAGGAGCTGAGGTTTTG ATCAGAATCTGGGCTCGGAGGGAAGCTATTGAAGCTGGACAGGGGGATTATGCTCTCACCATCACTGGCAACATCCTTGATTTCTTTCAGAACTACTACAACTCAAAATATCCACTGTCTAAATCAG ATCAGATCGCCCTGCCTGATTTCAGTGCAGGAGCCATGGAGAACTGGGGTTTAATCACTTACAGAGAAACCGCTCTTCTGTACGACCCCATAATGTCTTCTAATGGAGATAAAGAATGGGTGACGATAGTAATTTCTCATGAGCTCGCACACATG tggTTTGGAAATCTTGTGACCATGAAATGGTGGAACGATCTGTGGTTGAATGAAGGCTTTGCTACATACGCTTCATATCTCGGGGCAGATTATGCTCAACCCAGTTGGAATCTT AAAGATCTGATGGTGCTGAAGGAGATTCATAAAGCTTTTGCAGCCGATGCTCTGGCAACTTCTCATCCACTTTCTTCCCTGGAAGAAGACGTCAAAACTCCTGCACAGATTAGTGCACTCTTTGACACCATCACCTACAGCAAG GGCGGCGCTGTGTTAAGAATGCTGTCAGAGTTCTTATCTGAGCCAGTGTTTGCCAGAGGACTCAGT GCCTATCTGAAGCAGTTTGCGTACGGGAACACAGTGTACACTGACCTGTGGGGGAAACTTCAGGAG GTGGTCGACGCCGATCCAGAGGTCAATCTTCCAGCCACCATAACTGAAATCATGAATCGCTGGATTCTCCAGATGGGCTTCCCAGTGGTCACCATCGACACCCAAACAGGAAGCATCACCCAGAATCACTTCCTGTTGGATGCAGATACAAAACCAAGCAGATCATCTGCATACAA tTATGAGTGGTTCGTGCCCATCAAGTGGATGAAGAGTGGAACTGCCATGGGTCAGCACTGGCTGCTCGAGAAAACAG CTACTCATGATCCTATGAAGACGAACAGTGATTGGGTTCTGGCCAACGTGAACGTTTCAGGATTTTACAGGGTTAACTATGATCCTCAAAACTGGGAACGTCTTCTCTCACAGTTATCTACAGATCATTCG GACATACCTGTAATAAGCAGGGCTCAGATTGTGGATGATGCGTTCAACTTGGCAAG GGCGAAGATCATCAGCACAACGGTGGCTCTGAACACCACCAAGTTTCTCTCTGAGGAGAAAGAGTACATGCCGTGGGAGGCCGCCGTCAAAAACCTCAATTACTTCTTTCTAATGTTTGATCGGTCTGAAGTCTATGGAGCACTGCAG AAGTACCTGCGGGGCAAAGTTCAACCCCTGGTGGAGTACTTCAGGAACGTCACCTCTGACTGGACGGAGATTCCATCAAGTCACACTGACCA ATACAACCAGGTTAATGCCATCACACTTGGATGCACAACAGAGGTAGAAGGACTTGCAGATTTAACCAAAGCGTGGTTCCGCCAGTGGATGGAGAATCCAGACAAGAACCC GATTCACTCCAATATGAAGACAACAGTGTACTGTAATGCCATCGCTGCTGGAGGAGCGGCGGAGTGGGAATTTGGCTGGAAGATGTACAAGAACAGCAGTAATGCTGCTGAAGCAGATAAGCTGATGTATGGTTTGTCGTGCACCAAGAAACCCTGGCTTTTGAACAG GTACCTGGATTATTCATTAGACCCGGATATGATACGGAAGCAGGATGCCACTTACGTAATTGTATATATTGCTGGAAATGTAATTGGTCAGCCGTTAGCGTGGGACTTCATCAGAGCTAAATGGAATTATATTCTTAACGA TTATGGTGGATCTCTCTCATTTTCAAGACTCATTCTTGGGGTCACTAAGAGGTTCTCCACAGAATTCGAGCTGGAACAG CTACAGCAGTTTAAAGAAGAAAACGTAGCAGCTGGATTCGGGTCTGCAGCGCAGGCGGTGGATCA
- the LOC125782284 gene encoding aminopeptidase N-like, producing MGTGSCISRPVAGILTTAAIIIILIFLVVLSPQKSRADNWENDKLNSTDSPQYYSTKDYDTLEDYNTFSDEEPEFFEVYNEKDPHTDLHLHTDKPGLWKSYRLPGTLSPQYYNITMWPRLFRNIYGMYIFTGHSGVAFTCVKETGLILIHSNKLNYTLTPEGHHAKLTGLEGAEAPAIKKTWLEVETQYLVIQLSETLQVGSTYWLYMEFQGELADDLRGFYRTEYVEDGVKKIIATTRMEPTDARKAFPCFDEPAMKAVFHVTLIHPFSTVALSNGMKIGTEIITPRYQRLLQTKFQPTEKMSTYLVAFVVSNFAYIRTRTKSDVLIRVWARRQALVDGHGEYARSITGHILDYFQNYYNSTYPMPKSDQIALPDFSAGAMENWGLITYRETALLYDPKTSSNEDKEHVAIIIAHELAHMWFGNLVTMKWWNDLWLNEGFATYVSYLGVDDVQPTWNIKDLMVLNVIHDAFEADALSFSHPLSLPEEQVNTPEKISALFDTITYSKGGAVLRMLSEFLSEPVFARGLSAYLKQFAYGNTVYTDLWGKLQEVVDADPEVNLPVTISEIMNRWILQMGFPVVTIDTRTGNITQNHFLSDADSKPSRSSPYNYEWFVPISWMKNGTLMDRYWLLEKNATHDPMKTDNEWLLANVNVSGFYRVNYDPQNWQRLLSQLSTDHSVIPVLNRAQIVDDAFNLAKANIINISVALRTTSYLSEEREYQPWKSATKNLNNLFDKFRRTIVNENIQKYLRSKVQPLFYYFKNITDDWTKFPSRLADQYNLDNAISLACSAGLEDCVNLTTEWYRLWMENPDKNSINPSMRRTVYCNGIAAGGVDEWLFAWKMYFTSSSAAEKERLQYALSCTRYNEILNLYLNYTLKSSVIPKDQAASIICHIADNEVGRPLAWNFIRANWMIIFNELGEKAFMSSVYCGTKRLFSGIELLMLHLFKFNISKAGIEPAVKMVDLVIMFTENNMSWMAKHSGEVMSWLQEELA from the exons ATGGGCACGGGGTCGTGCATTAGCAGGCCTGTGGCCGGTATACTCACCACTGCAGCCATCATCATTATCCTTATCTTCTTGGTGGTCCTCTCTCCACAAAAGTCCAGGGCAGATAACTGGGAAAACGACAAGTTAAATAGCACTGACTCTCCTCAGTACTACAGTACTAAGGATTATGATACTTTAGAGGATTACAACACTTTTAGTGATGAGGAACCTGAGTTCTTTGAGGTCTACAATGAAAAGGACCCTCACACGGACCTTCACTTACACACTGACAAGCCAGGTCTTTGGAAGAGCTACAGGTTACCCGGCACTCTCTCTCCTCAGTACTACAATATAACCATGTGGCCTCGACTGTTCAGGAACATCTACGGCATGTACATCTTCACTGGACATTCAGGAGTGGCCTTCACATGTGTGAAAGAAACAGGTCTGATCCTCATTCACTCCAACAAACTCAACTACACTCTGACTCCAGAAGGACACCATGCCAAGCTGACCGGTCTGGAGGGCGCTGAAGCTCCTGCTATAAAGAAAACATGGCTTGAAGTGGAAACCCAGTATCTGGTGATTCAGCTCAGCGAGACCCTGCAGGTTGGAAGCACCTACTGGCTCTACATGGAATTCCAGGGAGAACTGGCTGATGACCTTCGTGGGTTTTACAGAACTGAATACGTTGAGGATGGGGTGAAGAA AATCATTGCAACAACAAGGATGGAGCCGACAGATGCCAGGAAAGCTTTTCCGTGTTTTGATGAGCCGGCGATGAAGGCTGTTTTCCATGTGACCCTCATTCACCCGTTCTCCACAGTGGCTCTATCTAATGGCATGAAAATCG ggACAGAGATCATAACCCCGAGGTATCAAAGGCTTTTACAGACTAAGTTTCAACCAACTGAAAAGATGTCGACGTATCTGGTAGCTTTTGTCGTCAGCAATTTTGCCTACATAAGGACAAGAACAAAGTCTGATGTTTTG attcgaGTCTGGGCTCGAAGGCAAGCCCTTGTAGATGGACACGGGGAGTATGCCCGGAGCATCACTGGACACATTCTCGATTACTTTCAGAATTACTACAACTCAACATATCCAATGCCGAAATCAG ACCAGATCGCCCTGCCTGATTTCAGTGCAGGAGCCATGGAGAACTGGGGTTTAATCACTTACAGAGAAACCGCTCTTCTCTATGACCCCAAAACCTCCTCCAACGAGGATAAAGAACACGTGGCAATTATAATAGCTCATGAACTCGCACACATG tggTTTGGAAATCTTGTGACCATGAAATGGTGGAATGATCTGTGGTTAAATGAAGGCTTTGCTACCTACGTCTCGTATCTTGGGGTCGATGATGTTCAGCCCACCTGGAATATC AAAGATCTGATGGTGCTGAATGTGATTCATGATGCATTTGAGGCCGACGCTCTGTCATTTTCTCACCCACTGTCCCTCCCTGAAGAGCAGGTCAACACTCCTGAAAAGATTAGTGCACTCTTTGACACCATCACCTACAGCAAG GGCGGCGCTGTGTTAAGAATGCTGTCAGAGTTCTTATCTGAGCCAGTGTTCGCCAGAGGACTCAGT GCCTATCTGAAGCAGTTTGCGTACGGGAACACAGTGTACACTGACCTGTGGGGGAAACTTCAGGAG GTGGTCGACGCCGATCCAGAGGTCAATCTTCCAGTCACCATATCTGAAATCATGAATCGCTGGATTCTCCAGATGGGCTTCCCAGTGGTCACCATTGACACCAGAACAGGAAACATCACCCAGAACCACTTCCTGTCAGACGCAGATTCAAAACCAAGCAGATCATCGCCTTACAA TTATGAGTGGTTTGTTCCCATCTCCTGGATGAAGAATGGAACTCTCATGGACCGATACTGGCTGCTTGAGAAAAACG CTACTCATGATCCTATGAAGACGGACAACGAGTGGTTGCTGGCAAACGTGAACGTTTCAGGATTTTACAGGGTTAACTATGATCCCCAAAACTGGCAGCGTCTCCTCTCACAGTTATCTACAGACCATTCA GTAATACCTGTACTCAACAGGGCTCAGATTGTGGATGATGCTTTTAACCTTGCAAA GGCAAATATAATCAACATCTCTGTGGCTCTGAGAACCACCAGTTATCTCTCTGAGGAGAGGGAGTACCAGCCATGGAAGTCTGCCACAAAGAACCTCAACAACCTCTTCGACAAGTTTCGTCGAACTATAGTTAATGAGAACATACAG AAGTACCTGCGAAGCAAAGTTCAACcactgttttattacttcaagAACATCACTGATGACTGGACAAAGTTTCCATCCAGACTTGCTGACCA ATACAATCTAGATAATGCCATCTCTCTGGCCTGCTCAGCTGGTCTAGAGGACTGTGTTAATCTCACCACAGAGTGGTACCGCCTGTGGATGGAGAATCCTGACAAAAACTC GATTAACCCCAGTATGAGGAGGACAGTGTACTGTAATGGAATCGCTGCTGGAGGTGTTGACGAGTGGCTATTCGCCTGGAAGATGTACTTTACCAGCAGCAGTGCTGCAGAAAAGGAGCGGCTGCAATATGCTTTATCCTGCACCAGATATAATGAGATTTTGAATCT ATACCTGAATTACACATTAAAGTCAAGCGTGATCCCAAAGGATCAAGCCGCTTCTATCATTTGTCATATTGCTGATAATGAGGTTGGACGGCCGTTAGCCTGGAACTTCATCAGAGCCAACTGGATGATTATTTTCAATGA GCTCGGAGAAAAAGCGTTCATGTCCAGTGTTTATTGTGGAACCAAAAGATTATTCAGTGGAATTGAGCTGCTAATG TTACACCTGTTTAAATTCAACATCAGCAAAGCTGGAATTGAGCCTGCAGTGAAGATGGTGGACCTGGTCATCATGTTCACTGAAAATAACATGAGCTGGATGGCGAAACATTCAGGAGAAGTGATGAGCTGGCTACAGGAAGAACTGGCCTGA